The following are encoded together in the Leuconostoc mesenteroides subsp. mesenteroides ATCC 8293 genome:
- a CDS encoding PTS sugar transporter subunit IIA, which yields MFGFGKKISEDEHVYAPVTGEVIPLDKVSDPVFAQKMMGDGYAVEPNASKIVSPVSGKVTMVQGHAVGLKRFDDLELLVHIGIDTVSLNGKPFTTAVKEGDIVDAGDDLVTVNWEQVEEAGLPKTTLVLITNTADKLESITVHYGPAVAGQQLGSAKARRD from the coding sequence ATGTTTGGATTTGGGAAAAAAATAAGCGAAGATGAGCACGTTTACGCACCAGTAACCGGTGAAGTAATTCCTTTAGACAAGGTTTCGGATCCTGTTTTTGCACAGAAAATGATGGGTGATGGATATGCAGTCGAACCTAATGCTTCAAAAATTGTTTCCCCGGTTTCTGGGAAGGTGACGATGGTTCAAGGTCATGCTGTTGGTTTGAAACGCTTTGACGACCTAGAGCTGTTAGTGCATATAGGTATCGATACCGTTTCTTTAAATGGCAAACCATTTACAACGGCAGTGAAAGAAGGCGATATTGTTGATGCAGGTGATGACCTGGTAACAGTCAACTGGGAGCAAGTGGAAGAAGCTGGTCTTCCAAAAACAACGCTAGTGTTGATTACAAATACAGCAGATAAATTAGAATCAATCACAGTTCATTATGGACCAGCAGTTGCAGGACAACAGTTGGGTAGTGCTAAGGCAAGGAGAGACTAA
- a CDS encoding M1 family metallopeptidase, translating into MTQFTRLYNNFQPEHYDIYLDINRETKQFNGRTKISGNALVNNIALHQKNLQIQSVHINEKEIPFVIDDNADLIKISTETIGQIDITVTYKATLTDTMMGIYPSYYELDGVKKQIIGTQFETSFARQAFPSVDEPEAKATFDLSIKFDEQPNETILANMPEIRTENGVHYFDTTVRMSTYLVAFAFGELQSKQTVTNTGVKVGVFSTKAHAPKELDFALDIAKRSIEFFEDFYQTPYPLPHSWQLALPDFSAGAMENWGLVTYREAYVLLDPENSALNTKQIVATVIAHELAHQWFGDLVTMKWWDDLWLNESFANMMEYVAIDAIEPDWHIWESFQTSDVVSALKRDSTDGVQSVHTQVEHPADIDALFDPAIVYAKGARLLVMVRSLIGDKALREGLKRYFARHRYANAAGADLWEALGEASGQNIKAVMDSWLEQPGYPVVSAKVIDGQLTISQEQFFIGEYEESDRQWQIPLNSNYDVAPQILSSKRVVIGDYAQLRESVGTPFRLNDGNDSHFVVKYDAQLLKDILEHLDELDNISQRQILQDLHLLADGRQITYADIVPLLVNFAHKDAMLVNAVLYSILSDLKKFVTPNSAEEKALKEFYDVLSRKQVKRLGWAGQSGESYDNQLTRPYVLNASLYAENPDTIATAHELFEKNSDNLQNLSADIRHFVLANELKHFGNTSLFEQLLTTYRKSSDANYKADLRSALTSTPKPDLIVKLIDQLKDADTIKPQDLRGWVYGLLVNDKSQQLVWDWVREQWQWLEDTIGGDMEFTMYITVIAIVFHTPERLAEFKAFFEPKLNTPGLTREITMDIKVISSRVGLIAAEKDGVNKAISEAIK; encoded by the coding sequence ATGACTCAATTCACACGGCTTTATAATAATTTTCAACCTGAACACTATGATATCTATTTAGATATTAATCGTGAGACGAAACAGTTTAATGGTAGAACAAAGATTAGTGGTAATGCACTAGTCAACAATATTGCCTTACATCAAAAAAATTTGCAAATTCAGTCTGTTCACATTAATGAAAAAGAGATTCCTTTTGTCATTGATGATAACGCTGATTTGATTAAAATTTCGACAGAAACTATTGGTCAGATAGATATCACTGTGACTTATAAGGCGACGTTAACCGACACAATGATGGGGATTTATCCTTCGTATTACGAGCTAGATGGTGTTAAAAAACAAATTATCGGTACACAATTTGAAACAAGTTTTGCTCGTCAAGCTTTTCCAAGTGTGGACGAACCGGAAGCTAAAGCGACATTTGATTTATCAATCAAGTTTGATGAACAACCAAATGAAACAATTTTAGCCAATATGCCAGAGATACGCACAGAAAATGGCGTACATTATTTTGATACAACAGTGCGGATGTCAACTTATTTAGTGGCCTTTGCCTTTGGTGAATTACAAAGTAAGCAAACGGTTACTAACACAGGGGTAAAAGTTGGTGTATTTTCTACCAAGGCACATGCTCCCAAAGAATTGGATTTTGCACTAGACATTGCTAAACGATCGATTGAGTTTTTCGAAGATTTTTATCAGACACCTTACCCATTACCACATTCTTGGCAACTAGCCTTGCCTGATTTCTCTGCAGGAGCAATGGAAAACTGGGGATTAGTAACTTATCGTGAAGCTTATGTATTGCTTGATCCTGAAAATTCAGCGTTGAATACCAAACAAATTGTTGCCACAGTTATTGCTCACGAATTAGCGCATCAATGGTTTGGCGACTTAGTCACGATGAAATGGTGGGATGATTTGTGGCTCAATGAAAGCTTTGCTAATATGATGGAGTATGTGGCAATTGATGCCATTGAGCCTGATTGGCACATTTGGGAAAGCTTCCAAACAAGTGATGTTGTTTCAGCATTGAAGAGAGATAGCACAGATGGCGTACAATCAGTCCACACTCAAGTAGAACACCCAGCTGATATTGATGCTTTATTTGATCCAGCAATTGTTTATGCCAAAGGGGCAAGACTGTTGGTGATGGTTCGTTCTTTGATTGGGGATAAGGCCTTACGTGAAGGACTAAAAAGATACTTTGCTCGTCATCGCTATGCAAACGCAGCAGGAGCTGATTTGTGGGAGGCTTTGGGTGAAGCTTCAGGTCAAAATATTAAAGCAGTGATGGATTCTTGGTTGGAACAACCAGGATATCCAGTGGTTTCAGCAAAAGTTATTGATGGCCAGTTAACCATATCTCAAGAACAGTTTTTCATTGGTGAATACGAAGAAAGTGACCGTCAGTGGCAAATACCCTTAAACAGTAACTATGATGTGGCACCCCAAATACTATCCAGTAAGCGTGTAGTGATTGGTGATTATGCTCAATTACGTGAATCAGTTGGCACACCTTTTAGGCTGAATGACGGTAATGATTCGCATTTTGTTGTTAAATATGATGCCCAATTACTAAAAGATATTTTAGAACATCTTGATGAATTGGATAATATTTCGCAAAGACAAATTCTTCAGGATCTACATTTGCTAGCTGATGGTAGGCAAATTACCTATGCTGATATCGTGCCACTGCTGGTCAATTTTGCGCACAAAGATGCCATGTTGGTTAATGCAGTACTATATAGTATTCTTTCAGACTTGAAGAAATTTGTTACACCAAATTCAGCTGAAGAAAAAGCTTTGAAGGAATTCTATGATGTACTAAGTAGAAAACAAGTAAAACGCTTGGGCTGGGCCGGTCAAAGCGGTGAATCATACGACAATCAGCTCACACGTCCTTATGTTTTGAATGCTTCTTTGTATGCAGAAAATCCTGATACAATTGCAACGGCTCATGAATTATTTGAGAAAAACAGTGATAATCTACAAAACCTATCTGCTGATATTCGTCACTTTGTACTCGCCAATGAATTGAAGCACTTTGGCAACACGTCATTGTTTGAACAACTGTTAACTACTTACCGAAAATCCTCTGATGCTAATTACAAAGCTGACTTACGTTCGGCCTTAACTAGTACCCCAAAGCCAGATTTAATTGTAAAATTGATTGATCAGCTAAAGGACGCTGACACGATTAAACCGCAAGACCTCCGTGGTTGGGTCTATGGCTTGCTAGTTAATGATAAAAGTCAGCAGTTAGTCTGGGATTGGGTTCGTGAGCAGTGGCAGTGGCTAGAAGATACGATCGGTGGTGACATGGAATTTACGATGTATATTACTGTTATTGCCATTGTGTTCCATACACCAGAGCGACTAGCTGAATTTAAGGCGTTCTTTGAACCTAAGTTGAATACGCCTGGATTAACACGGGAAATTACTATGGACATTAAAGTAATCTCAAGCCGTGTTGGTTTAATCGCAGCTGAAAAGGATGGTGTGAATAAAGCCATTTCTGAGGCTATAAAATAA
- a CDS encoding alpha,alpha-phosphotrehalase — translation MTELGKHVVYQVYPKSFQDSNGDGVGDLPGIIQRLPYLAKLGVTMIWLNPVFPSPQNDNGYDISNYTAIDPLFGTMTDFENLVKEAKTYHMGIMLDMVFNHTSTDHTWFQKALAGDQKYQDYYYLRPYRDDGHEPTNWVSKFGGSAWAKFGDTNLAYLHLYDPTQADLNWHNPAVRQELYDVLNFWLAKGVRGFRFDVINVIGKSEVLVDDETDNGGKFLYTDTPIVQDYIQEMNAATFGKYPDVITVGELSSTTVQNTAAYTNPDNKALSMGFNFHHLKVDYDHGNKWTKVPYEFESLRHIWHEWSQGLMENHGWPAWFWNNHDQPRAINRFIKTPKYYRVGAKMLAMLVHLNRGTPYVYMGEEIGMIDPTYHKIETYVDVESKNAYQMLLKQGLTKQQAFEIVQTKSRDNSRVPMQWRNEDYAGFSTHEPWLQNANYEQINVAQDEKSADSLYAFYQNLIRLRQENEVIADGDYTPKYEESEEIIAFERQLAGKHILVVTHFGETPVSISISDEIVKNGQVLVTNYPAQPVSGTMLLKPYESFAIAY, via the coding sequence ATGACTGAATTAGGAAAACATGTTGTTTACCAGGTTTATCCCAAATCGTTTCAAGACAGTAATGGGGATGGTGTAGGTGATTTGCCTGGTATCATTCAAAGGCTGCCCTACTTGGCAAAGCTGGGAGTTACCATGATATGGTTGAACCCAGTGTTTCCATCCCCACAAAATGATAATGGCTATGATATAAGTAATTATACGGCGATTGATCCATTATTTGGTACGATGACTGATTTTGAGAACTTGGTCAAAGAAGCTAAAACATACCATATGGGTATTATGTTGGATATGGTATTCAATCACACCTCAACTGATCATACTTGGTTCCAAAAAGCGCTTGCAGGTGATCAAAAGTATCAAGATTATTATTACTTGCGACCTTACCGTGATGATGGACATGAGCCAACTAACTGGGTATCGAAGTTTGGTGGTTCGGCGTGGGCTAAATTTGGTGATACTAATTTAGCCTACCTTCACTTATATGATCCAACACAAGCTGATTTAAATTGGCATAATCCAGCAGTTCGTCAAGAGCTCTATGATGTTTTAAATTTTTGGTTAGCAAAGGGGGTTCGTGGTTTCCGATTTGATGTGATTAATGTAATCGGTAAATCTGAAGTACTAGTTGATGATGAAACTGATAACGGCGGAAAGTTTTTATATACTGATACACCAATCGTCCAAGACTATATACAGGAGATGAACGCAGCCACTTTTGGGAAATATCCTGATGTCATTACTGTAGGTGAATTAAGTTCAACTACTGTGCAAAATACAGCTGCATATACAAATCCTGATAACAAGGCGTTAAGCATGGGGTTCAACTTTCATCATCTAAAAGTTGATTATGATCATGGTAACAAGTGGACAAAAGTGCCTTATGAGTTTGAATCATTGCGTCATATTTGGCATGAGTGGAGTCAAGGATTAATGGAGAATCACGGTTGGCCAGCTTGGTTCTGGAACAATCACGATCAACCACGGGCAATAAACCGTTTCATTAAAACACCAAAATATTATCGTGTCGGTGCCAAAATGTTGGCTATGCTTGTTCATTTAAACCGAGGCACACCATATGTGTATATGGGCGAAGAAATTGGCATGATTGATCCAACGTATCATAAAATTGAAACGTATGTTGATGTTGAAAGTAAAAATGCTTATCAAATGCTATTGAAGCAGGGGTTGACGAAACAACAAGCTTTTGAAATTGTTCAAACAAAATCACGCGATAACTCACGTGTTCCAATGCAATGGCGCAATGAGGATTATGCTGGTTTTTCAACGCATGAGCCATGGCTACAAAATGCGAATTACGAACAAATTAATGTTGCTCAAGATGAAAAATCAGCTGACAGTTTGTATGCATTTTACCAAAATTTGATTCGTTTACGTCAAGAAAATGAAGTGATTGCTGATGGTGACTATACACCAAAGTATGAGGAATCTGAAGAAATCATTGCCTTTGAACGACAATTAGCAGGAAAACATATTTTGGTTGTTACACATTTTGGTGAAACGCCAGTGTCAATATCTATTTCTGATGAGATTGTTAAAAATGGTCAAGTGTTGGTTACTAACTATCCAGCGCAACCTGTTTCGGGGACAATGCTTTTGAAACCCTATGAAAGTTTTGCAATTGCTTACTAA
- a CDS encoding Xaa-Pro dipeptidyl-peptidase: MINQYGRIAVDSATELEELRAVGFNSEDFETLLRRALTNYKTYEAQNDWLREHVATDEQNIFLFLETKQPLTQAVFYCIAAQLLGFTEALAGNGYNGVATFRQLGLPIATVNNLRHAWYELLNSHTNNGLLFIDELASQGYFESNNHRLLFNGKSLPTYNTNDLIRESVWVETSVDTDNDGRFDLVQVDIIRPNTNEKLPVLFTASPYYQGLNEKGNDAKVHDVNVPLTRKDTHQSALSNLNQMEETVAKPLARQINGYAEEASVIFTQEAGKPVDLNQYFLSRGYAVVYAAGIGTRHSDGMQDTGSPEQVESMKNVVEWLAGNRVAFTDRTSNIAIVANWSNHNIAMTGRSYLGTLATAVATTGVSGLKTVISEAAISNWYQYYRDNGLVVAPGGFPGEDMDVLAELVYSRIKDPADWLKTKNQWDDFQANTEKFTDRVNGNYDYYWDTRNYLNQVKNIKVDMIMVHGLNDWNVKPRQVYQLWSALRDLPNVKKIYLHQGQHIYINNNRSLDFSDQMNLWLTEKLLDKDVKANEILPTVIWQDNSTEDAWHVLDEWGASKKGKYYIGNNVLTTNQNSGELNFKDWLPENQFAYYCEHFDKWRDDTITGKLPTNQIFKSETYTSERTVDGEILLNLRVKSSQNIGLISAMVVDYGNDTYLKETPTNQGVVIDRGVNFSPTDLMSFESEKSSYKMITIGHINLQNRTSPRQNDDLWPNQYVDLHFELQPTYYKMRPGHQLGLIIYATDFEMTIRGNQSIAYTIDLSKSSLDVPFTCK; encoded by the coding sequence ATGATTAATCAATATGGTCGAATTGCTGTTGATTCAGCAACCGAATTAGAAGAGCTAAGAGCTGTTGGTTTTAATAGTGAAGACTTTGAAACACTATTGCGACGTGCTTTGACAAATTATAAAACTTATGAAGCCCAAAATGACTGGTTACGGGAACATGTCGCCACCGATGAGCAAAATATTTTTCTTTTCTTAGAAACAAAGCAACCACTCACACAAGCCGTCTTTTATTGTATTGCTGCCCAACTGCTAGGATTTACGGAGGCCTTGGCGGGTAACGGATATAATGGGGTGGCTACATTTCGGCAATTAGGTTTACCAATAGCGACGGTAAATAATTTACGTCACGCATGGTATGAGTTGCTAAACAGCCACACAAATAATGGTTTGTTATTTATTGATGAGCTGGCAAGCCAAGGATATTTTGAATCTAATAATCATCGCCTACTCTTTAATGGTAAGTCTTTGCCAACCTATAATACAAACGATTTAATCCGTGAGTCGGTTTGGGTGGAAACTTCTGTTGATACTGATAATGACGGGCGATTTGATTTAGTCCAAGTAGATATTATAAGACCAAATACAAATGAAAAATTACCGGTTCTATTTACAGCATCACCTTATTATCAAGGTTTAAACGAAAAAGGAAACGACGCCAAGGTTCATGACGTTAACGTACCGTTAACAAGAAAGGACACGCATCAATCAGCCCTGAGTAATTTGAATCAGATGGAAGAGACTGTGGCAAAACCGCTTGCACGTCAAATTAATGGTTACGCTGAAGAAGCTTCTGTGATTTTTACTCAAGAAGCAGGGAAACCCGTTGATTTGAATCAGTATTTTTTGTCTCGTGGCTATGCAGTTGTTTACGCTGCAGGTATTGGCACACGTCATTCTGATGGTATGCAGGATACTGGATCTCCCGAGCAAGTTGAATCAATGAAAAATGTTGTTGAATGGTTAGCTGGTAATAGAGTGGCCTTTACTGATCGCACAAGTAATATTGCCATTGTAGCTAATTGGTCAAATCACAATATTGCTATGACGGGACGCTCTTATTTGGGAACTTTGGCTACGGCAGTTGCCACCACAGGAGTTTCTGGTTTAAAAACGGTTATTTCTGAGGCTGCTATCTCTAATTGGTATCAATATTACAGAGACAATGGTCTGGTTGTCGCACCCGGTGGCTTTCCAGGTGAAGATATGGATGTATTAGCCGAATTAGTATATTCACGGATAAAAGATCCAGCTGACTGGTTAAAAACTAAAAACCAGTGGGATGATTTTCAAGCGAATACTGAAAAGTTCACTGACCGTGTAAATGGCAATTATGACTACTACTGGGATACACGTAATTATTTAAATCAAGTCAAGAATATTAAAGTGGATATGATAATGGTTCATGGTCTAAACGATTGGAATGTTAAACCACGGCAAGTTTATCAATTATGGTCAGCACTCCGCGATTTACCAAACGTTAAGAAAATATATTTACACCAAGGCCAACATATCTATATCAACAACAATCGCTCTTTGGATTTTTCAGATCAGATGAATCTTTGGTTGACTGAGAAATTATTGGATAAAGATGTCAAAGCTAACGAAATATTACCTACCGTTATATGGCAAGACAACTCTACAGAAGATGCTTGGCATGTCCTAGATGAGTGGGGAGCAAGCAAAAAAGGTAAGTACTATATTGGTAATAATGTGCTTACCACCAATCAAAATAGCGGTGAACTCAATTTTAAGGATTGGTTACCTGAAAATCAGTTCGCTTATTACTGCGAGCATTTTGATAAATGGCGTGACGACACGATTACTGGAAAATTGCCAACAAATCAGATATTTAAGAGCGAAACTTATACGAGCGAACGAACAGTAGATGGGGAAATCTTATTAAACCTGCGAGTGAAATCATCACAGAATATAGGATTAATCAGTGCAATGGTTGTCGACTATGGGAATGACACATATCTCAAAGAAACACCTACTAACCAAGGAGTGGTGATTGACCGTGGTGTGAATTTTAGTCCGACAGATTTGATGTCGTTTGAATCCGAAAAATCTTCTTACAAGATGATTACTATTGGTCATATTAATCTACAGAATCGGACAAGTCCTCGTCAAAATGATGACTTATGGCCCAATCAATATGTCGATTTACATTTTGAGTTACAACCAACCTACTACAAAATGAGACCAGGACATCAATTGGGATTAATTATATATGCGACAGATTTTGAAATGACAATTCGGGGAAACCAATCCATCGCGTACACTATAGATTTATCAAAGAGTTCGCTAGATGTACCATTCACTTGTAAATAA
- a CDS encoding PTS transporter subunit EIIC, with protein sequence MAKEDYEGMAQDIIKNVGGKDNVDKVIHCITRLRFYLNDETKANTEEMSKVPGIAGAVYNSALGQYQVVIGPAVADVYDKVVEHLGSSVVDNEATNAAVEATKAKEQKPKNVLDWFKGAFQTLIGTITGSMIPVIGLLAAGGMLNGFLTLLSDPNLLGLISTKSDTFTIIQSMAMAPFYFLPVLVGFTAAQQLKSDPLVVAAIGALLVKPEMIGLSAAKASGVLLGMPINAHFFGLPITIPNYAYSIFPIIFAAWLARPIGNWLKDHLPVSIRSIFQPLITIFIVGSVVLVIMGPAITMISSGISVAINALLNFNYALSGLVIGGLYQVLVIFGLHWMVVPLIANEIAQTGQSQLNALVNFTMIAQGAGALAVFAKTKIANLKGLAGAGALSAFAGITEPAMYGINLKYGRVFWMANLGGATGGLIAGLFNLHMYGFTGSLIGFPSFASPQDNPNNLLIFVIASAATIAVSFVAVYLWGFKDSDTEQAAAQVEKKNVFKDAISK encoded by the coding sequence ATGGCTAAGGAAGATTATGAAGGCATGGCTCAAGACATCATTAAAAATGTGGGCGGTAAGGACAATGTTGATAAAGTGATACATTGTATTACACGCTTGCGTTTCTATTTAAATGATGAAACTAAGGCCAATACAGAAGAAATGTCAAAAGTACCAGGAATAGCTGGTGCCGTCTATAACAGCGCGTTGGGACAGTATCAAGTAGTTATCGGACCAGCAGTTGCTGACGTCTACGATAAGGTTGTCGAGCATCTAGGATCAAGTGTAGTGGACAACGAAGCAACGAATGCAGCAGTAGAAGCAACAAAAGCCAAAGAGCAAAAGCCAAAAAATGTACTTGACTGGTTTAAAGGTGCATTCCAAACGCTAATTGGTACAATCACTGGATCAATGATTCCGGTGATTGGATTATTAGCAGCAGGTGGTATGTTAAATGGATTTCTGACTTTATTGTCAGATCCAAATTTGCTTGGTTTAATTAGTACCAAGTCAGATACGTTTACGATTATTCAGTCGATGGCGATGGCACCATTTTACTTTTTACCAGTGTTAGTCGGATTTACAGCAGCGCAGCAGTTAAAATCAGATCCTTTGGTTGTGGCGGCGATTGGTGCGCTGTTAGTTAAACCAGAAATGATTGGGTTATCAGCAGCAAAGGCTTCAGGTGTGTTGTTAGGTATGCCAATCAACGCACATTTCTTTGGTTTACCAATTACAATTCCTAACTATGCTTATTCAATTTTCCCAATTATTTTTGCAGCTTGGTTGGCACGTCCCATTGGGAATTGGCTAAAGGACCATTTGCCAGTTTCAATTCGATCAATCTTCCAACCTTTAATCACTATATTTATTGTTGGTTCTGTTGTATTAGTAATCATGGGACCCGCAATTACAATGATTTCATCCGGTATATCTGTTGCTATTAATGCGTTGCTTAACTTTAACTACGCATTATCTGGTTTGGTTATCGGAGGTTTGTATCAAGTATTAGTTATTTTCGGATTGCATTGGATGGTTGTGCCGCTAATTGCTAACGAAATTGCGCAAACAGGGCAGTCACAATTGAATGCGCTGGTTAACTTCACAATGATTGCACAAGGTGCTGGTGCATTAGCAGTCTTTGCAAAAACTAAGATTGCTAACTTGAAAGGTTTGGCCGGTGCTGGTGCGTTGTCAGCCTTTGCTGGAATTACTGAGCCTGCCATGTATGGTATTAATTTGAAATATGGTCGAGTGTTCTGGATGGCTAACTTAGGTGGTGCCACAGGTGGTTTGATTGCCGGACTATTCAATCTTCATATGTATGGTTTCACCGGCTCATTAATTGGTTTCCCATCATTTGCTTCTCCACAAGATAATCCTAATAACTTATTGATTTTCGTTATCGCCTCAGCAGCAACAATTGCCGTTTCGTTTGTAGCAGTTTATCTATGGGGATTTAAAGACAGCGACACGGAACAAGCAGCCGCACAAGTTGAAAAGAAGAACGTCTTCAAAGATGCCATTTCAAAGTGA
- a CDS encoding oleate hydratase, with amino-acid sequence MYYSNGNYEAFATPRKPKNVDQKSAYIVGSGLAGLATAVFLIRDGHMKGESIHIFEELPLAGGSLDGIQRPNVGFVTRGGREMENHFECLWDLYRSVPSLEIPGASYLDEYYWLDKDDPNSSNCRLIYDRGNRVPNDGDYTLGKSSEEIIKLIMTPEAKLGTTTIEDYFSEDFFKSNFWIYWATMFAFEKWHSAIEMRRYAMRFIHHIDGLPDFSALKFNKYNQYDSMVLPLIKYLEDHGVDVQFDSTVDNVMVNFDHGNKVVKELQLTVAGKPETKQLTANDLVFITNGSITESTTYGSHFEPAPVTNEPGGSWRLWEKLAEQSDEFGHPSVFYQNLPAKSWFVSATATIKNTEIDPYIERLTKRDLHDGKINTGGIVTITDSNWLMSFAVHRQPHFKQQKPNETTVWIYGLYSDVPGNYVKRTIVESSGQEITQEFLYHLGVPKSKINQLAQQESINTVPVYMPFITSYFMPRVMGDRPKVIPDGSVNLAFIGNFAESPSRDTVFTTEYSVRTAMEAVYSLLDVERGVPEVFNSIYDIRELLRAMYYMNDKKPLSEMDLPIPKLIQKVGLKKIKGTWLEELLAEAHLL; translated from the coding sequence ATGTATTATAGCAATGGTAATTATGAAGCATTTGCAACACCACGCAAGCCGAAGAACGTAGATCAGAAATCAGCATATATTGTCGGTTCGGGGCTAGCAGGATTGGCTACTGCAGTATTTCTTATTCGTGACGGTCATATGAAGGGAGAGTCAATTCATATATTTGAAGAACTCCCACTGGCTGGTGGTTCATTGGATGGTATTCAACGACCTAATGTTGGTTTTGTCACACGTGGCGGCCGTGAAATGGAAAATCATTTTGAGTGTTTATGGGATTTATATCGCTCAGTGCCATCATTGGAAATCCCTGGAGCCTCTTACCTTGATGAGTATTATTGGCTGGATAAGGATGATCCTAATTCATCAAATTGTCGGTTGATTTACGATCGTGGAAATCGTGTGCCAAACGACGGTGACTATACGTTAGGTAAATCATCTGAAGAAATTATTAAATTGATTATGACGCCTGAAGCAAAATTAGGCACAACGACGATTGAAGATTATTTTTCAGAAGACTTTTTCAAAAGCAATTTTTGGATATATTGGGCAACAATGTTTGCTTTTGAAAAGTGGCATTCAGCAATCGAGATGAGACGTTATGCAATGCGCTTCATTCACCATATTGATGGGTTACCGGATTTTTCTGCATTGAAGTTCAATAAATATAATCAATATGATTCGATGGTCTTGCCTTTGATCAAGTATCTCGAAGATCATGGTGTTGACGTACAGTTTGATTCTACGGTTGATAATGTCATGGTGAATTTTGATCACGGCAATAAAGTTGTCAAGGAGTTACAGCTCACTGTTGCAGGGAAGCCAGAAACTAAACAGCTTACAGCAAATGATTTAGTTTTCATAACGAACGGTTCCATTACTGAAAGTACGACCTATGGGAGCCATTTTGAACCAGCGCCAGTGACAAACGAACCCGGTGGGTCGTGGCGTTTGTGGGAAAAATTAGCTGAACAATCAGACGAATTTGGTCATCCAAGTGTGTTTTATCAAAACTTACCAGCAAAAAGTTGGTTTGTTTCAGCAACAGCAACAATTAAAAATACTGAAATTGATCCCTATATTGAACGACTTACCAAGAGGGATCTGCATGACGGTAAAATCAATACCGGTGGCATTGTAACCATTACCGATTCAAACTGGTTGATGAGTTTTGCTGTCCATCGTCAACCACATTTTAAGCAACAAAAGCCCAATGAAACAACAGTTTGGATTTACGGACTATATTCTGATGTTCCTGGTAACTATGTTAAGAGGACTATTGTAGAGTCTTCTGGTCAAGAAATTACACAAGAATTTTTGTACCACCTAGGTGTCCCTAAAAGTAAAATTAATCAATTAGCACAGCAAGAATCAATTAACACTGTTCCAGTGTACATGCCGTTTATTACAAGTTATTTTATGCCACGTGTCATGGGTGATCGTCCAAAAGTAATTCCGGATGGCTCTGTCAATTTGGCATTTATTGGAAACTTTGCTGAGTCACCTTCGCGAGATACAGTCTTTACTACGGAATATTCAGTACGGACTGCTATGGAGGCTGTATATAGCTTGCTAGATGTTGAGCGTGGTGTACCAGAAGTCTTTAATTCAATCTACGATATTAGAGAATTATTGCGAGCTATGTACTATATGAATGATAAAAAGCCACTGAGCGAAATGGATTTGCCAATTCCTAAACTAATACAAAAAGTTGGACTTAAGAAAATTAAAGGTACTTGGTTAGAAGAATTATTGGCAGAAGCACACTTATTATAA